In Paenibacillus ihbetae, the following are encoded in one genomic region:
- a CDS encoding dienelactone hydrolase family protein, which yields MWHADEYLEKLYDSSMKRIETAKAFRTAEERKLYLKQKLWQLLGDFEASEDRKPVLLERTACDGYIRERVELSAIPGLSFAAYVLVPDSYSREPLPAVVALHGHGYGSREIVGLTPDGSPDMEPPGAHGHFAIQLAKRGMIVIAPDVAGFGERRLQADVAANPDVNHSCLRLSTQLMMHGKTLAGLRVTETIKTIDYAAGRAEVCSDRIGIMGFSGGGMISFMTAVLDTRIRAAVIAGYPNTFKDSILAMQHCVCNYIPGMLAHAELPEWLGLISPRPLFVESGSDDRIFPEQGFRAAADQLRDIYRRDGAEDRLMADLFPGKHQISGRYSYDWLFDQLSKPGAIE from the coding sequence ATGTGGCATGCGGACGAATATTTGGAGAAACTGTACGACAGCAGCATGAAGCGTATAGAGACGGCGAAGGCGTTCCGTACGGCAGAAGAGCGGAAGCTGTACTTGAAGCAGAAGCTTTGGCAGCTGCTCGGCGATTTCGAAGCAAGCGAGGACCGGAAGCCCGTACTGCTCGAACGTACGGCCTGTGACGGTTACATTCGGGAACGGGTTGAGCTGTCGGCGATACCGGGACTGTCGTTCGCCGCGTACGTGCTCGTTCCGGACAGCTATAGCCGGGAGCCGCTGCCCGCTGTCGTTGCCCTTCACGGCCACGGATATGGAAGCCGGGAAATTGTCGGATTAACGCCGGACGGCTCCCCGGACATGGAGCCGCCGGGAGCTCACGGGCATTTTGCCATCCAATTGGCTAAGCGGGGGATGATTGTCATCGCGCCGGACGTTGCCGGCTTCGGAGAGCGGCGGCTTCAGGCGGATGTGGCGGCTAACCCGGACGTGAACCATTCCTGCCTTCGCTTATCCACCCAGCTAATGATGCATGGCAAGACGCTCGCAGGCCTGCGCGTGACGGAAACGATAAAGACGATAGATTATGCCGCCGGCCGGGCAGAGGTATGCAGCGACCGAATCGGCATCATGGGTTTCTCCGGCGGGGGAATGATCTCGTTTATGACCGCGGTGCTGGACACGCGAATCCGGGCTGCCGTCATTGCGGGGTATCCGAATACGTTTAAGGACAGCATCTTGGCGATGCAGCACTGCGTATGCAATTACATCCCCGGCATGCTGGCCCATGCCGAACTCCCCGAGTGGCTGGGGCTGATCTCGCCGAGACCCTTGTTCGTGGAATCGGGCAGTGATGATCGGATCTTTCCCGAGCAGGGCTTTCGTGCCGCCGCTGATCAGCTCCGGGACATCTACCGGCGCGACGGGGCGGAGGATCGGCTGATGGCCGATCTGTTCCCGGGAAAGCACCAAATCAGCGGCAGGTACTCATACGATTGGCTGTTCGATCAGCTGAGCAAGCCGGGAGCGATAGAATGA
- the sigK gene encoding RNA polymerase sporulation sigma factor SigK produces MPGLFTAIALFIKELTLLVSYVKNNAFPQPLTEDEEAKHLQRMAEGDPQSRNKLIEHNLRLVAHIVKKFDNTGEDLEDLISIGTIGLIKAIESFRPNKGTKLATFAARCIENEILMHLRSLKKTRKDVSLHDPIGTDKEGNEITLIDILGSEADDIVDAVQLKIEKSKIYRNLDILDDREKEVVIGRFGLEAGGEERTQREIAKELGISRSYVSRIEKRALMKLYHEFYKKK; encoded by the coding sequence GTGCCTGGATTGTTTACCGCAATTGCTTTGTTCATTAAAGAGTTGACCCTGCTCGTTTCGTACGTGAAAAACAATGCGTTTCCCCAGCCCCTAACGGAGGATGAGGAAGCAAAGCATCTGCAGCGAATGGCCGAAGGCGACCCTCAATCGCGCAACAAACTGATTGAGCATAACCTCCGGCTGGTCGCGCATATCGTCAAAAAATTCGACAATACCGGCGAGGATTTGGAAGACTTGATTTCGATCGGGACGATTGGACTCATCAAGGCGATTGAAAGCTTCCGGCCGAATAAAGGCACGAAGCTGGCGACATTTGCTGCCCGTTGTATAGAAAATGAGATTCTGATGCATCTTCGTTCCTTGAAGAAGACGCGAAAAGACGTATCATTGCATGACCCGATAGGAACGGACAAAGAGGGAAATGAAATCACATTGATAGATATTCTCGGAAGCGAAGCGGATGATATCGTTGATGCGGTGCAGCTGAAGATTGAGAAGAGCAAGATTTACCGCAATCTTGATATTTTGGATGACCGGGAGAAGGAAGTCGTGATCGGACGGTTTGGGCTCGAAGCGGGGGGAGAGGAGCGTACCCAGCGGGAAATCGCCAAGGAGCTCGGGATTTCCCGGAGCTATGTGTCCCGGATTGAGAAGCGGGCGCTGATGAAGCTGTATCATGAGTTTTATAAGAAAAAATAA